TTGGGACCCCCGACTTGTGGGGATGCTTTGCAAGATGCCGCTCATTCAATTATCAGTGAGCATATATAttgagcgagagagagagagagagagagagagagagagagagagagagagagagttactATACTTGTACGAGGTAAATCATTGGGAAATAGATTGTAAGAGAAATACAAATACTTAAACATTCTGCAGGCAATAATTTTTAATCGAAAttgaaatatgatatcataataatattgattataCGTACGGAATATTGAACGAGGTTTGTGTCGTAtggtacagagagagagagagagagagagagagagagagagagagacgttaCTCGCCAAAATAAACAACCTTTTTATAAAGTGATAAAGTATGCATAGGCTCAAGAAGACATGCATCATGATACATACAATTGTATCACTGTGAtgatgttcaaaatataaatacatttaccTTGTACAGATAAATCCTGTTTAAAGAGTTATGATAAAATTCTATTCtgagaaattttgttttatttaatttttttcttcttttttttgcaTGCAGTCTTATTTTGAAGAACTAAAAATCTGGAAAAAATGTGACAGGGGTTCATcggtgtcctctctacaaccattttaaaatacagtgcatattacatgtaaaaaaaaaacccaaacaaacacAGAACCGCACACAGACGGAAACAAAAAGagaaaaacgttttttttttcgttttttttttctgtgtgcGTTTTTTTAACATGTAATGTGCATGCATGCATAATACCGTATTTTATCAATGATACAAGGTTCCTAATTCGTTTTTAGAGCCATAATATCTAAATTTAGTcactgtaattaaaaaaaagttataaagctcacagaaacaaaaatacatttgtaaatatattattgaaaaatatcagGCTCTGAAGGGGGAAATCAGAGAAAGGTGTTGgctacaatttaaaaaaaattaataagccTGCCCCCCTCCCCCTGAATATAAGCTAAATTGAAAATGTCCATAACCTATAAGTTCCCAAATGAGTACTCTACGTGATAACATTCAACAAAAATGACTAATggaatttacatttttgataagtaaattaagttatttattataattaaaaatgatacatgtattacacataTCTATATTAATTATTCGATCTTGCAAACTTCTaggggagaaaaaaaatgtggaaatttgtcaagaaatttaaaaacaggaACAAAAAGAAACCGTCGGAGCTCTCCAAAAGTATTCACAACATGATAAAGACATCCCTGAACACAACACACAACGCTTTCATCAAAGAAGCCGGAACCGGGGTCGAATTCGAATGTGAAACAACCGCCACTCGGAACATCTTCAAAATGTTCCCAAGGGCCACCTACCGATGGACGCTAAACGATGGACCGCTAACGATGGAACCTGAGAGGATGGTATTCCGGATGGGTGACCTCGTCATTCAGGGGTTAAAGGCCACTGATACGGGTCTTTACTCGTGTCGTCTGCATTACACAGAGCGGAAGGTGCTAACCGTTGGCGTTTACTCTCTATATGTTAGAGCTGATTATGGAGCTACACTGGTTACACAGGGAAGAGAAATCCATTTACAGTGTCACGCACATCTGCTAGGTGTTTTATACCCTGGATCCGTCAAAAGCTGGTTCCAAAACGAAAAAATCACGTCATTACATGAAATATCTGCCAAACGAAAAcaaagtgacgtcatcaaaaaGGCGTCTGCCAAATTGGAGGGGAATTGGACATGCGTAGTTTACAATCCATTTAACGAAAAGAAGTGGACTACTGCTTTTTATAATATCAAAGTACTACCTTCTCCAAAAGGAGTGGCCTTAATTTGGGATTATGTCAAACATAATGTGAAGAAGACTATTCTGATGTTGTGTGGCTTTTTCTGCTTTATCATGGTGATTTCATCCATCTTTATTGACATagttgagaagaagatgaaaaagcAAGAAAAAATAGCATCGAAAATTGAGCATAAACTATTGGAGAACTCTGGTTGTGGTTTTTATGATAATGACGGAAATTTTTGTTACACGGATAAAGAAGGAAATGTTGTCGTCTGCAAAGATTCTGATGACGAAGGAAAAAAGGGTGCAACAAACTTGACCGCAAAAGTTATTGACATGGGAAAAGCAGCTTTAGAAAAGACAAAAGATTTGATAGAAGGCAGCCTAGGAGAAAGCACTGAAAGCACTAAAAGCACTGAAAGTAGCAAAGACGACGTGAACAAAAACGCAGCTAATGTCAGCACAACTCAAACGATTGACTCCTTTAGTTTTGAAGACAATACGTTATTAAGCTTTGTAGATGAGGATACCTCATGGGTTTACGAAGACTCGGAACATTCTTTTACAGAAACCGACAGCTTTGATGACAGTTACAACCAGAACCGTCCTCTTTTATCGTCCCACAATTATCACGTGAATTTCCGGTAGCTTTCCAAAACTATCAATTTATTCAAGGCTTTTACATCAATTATTCTTTAGCTTGTTGTGCATCTTTAatgcatgtacttttaaaatagtGTAAGACTATAAACTTTATAATGTGTGTCTGAGATGTACCACTACGTACGTTACATTGCAGCCGGGAAATAGTTGTTTGCAATTGTGATACCAATTGTATCTCTTACAATATCTAATTATTGTATATAATACAGATTATTTCTCACATAAATCACTTTCAGATGCCTCTGTCTGAAATTCTAGTTAATGGGTTTTCCCTTGACAACAATGTCgatgttcatatatatattatgcatTATGCAGATAATGTTTAATTCTGCGGCAGATAACCGTACACATGCTGATGTTGTCAATAAATAAAAGCCACATAAAGCTAGTACATTCAAAGGAGCCTTAGGAACCCAAGTAAGTTGACAGAaacatgtacagtgtacctATACTTACGATAAGGAATAACACACATGTCCaagacatttcattttaaaatcggCTTTGGATTGCGTCTTAATTAATCACCAAATGAAGGTTGTACACAGATTGACAGGCTTTCATCCTTGTTATCTTGTCACGttgtatattttgtaattacaCCCACctagtaaatttaaaatttacaacatgacaatctGATCAACTCTTCTGTCTGACAATTCATTACTTTATTTACTGTCTGCATTGCTCTATTAGAATAAAGCAGATCCCCATAAACGTCTACAACTATATCATTAGGGAAAATCTCTGATTTTGTTAAGATTGTTTTAAGTGAGTACCATGAATGTTGAAGTATTTGATACGATTGGTGTTCAACTCGTCCAGCATCGGCGGATccagaaggggggggggggggggtccgggggtcggaacccccccccccccccctttctctgggacttatgatttttttggaaaacttgtaatgcctatttaaaagcaatttttccatctatgatataaataatgtaattatctcaaagaaatgcttttaaaattgcttttttaaagaatttctttcAACATaccgtaatttacatgtatttcttatttGAAAAAACCCTAATCATCTTTTTATATCGAAAAAAGTACTCCCCTTCAGCACCCGGTGTTCACTTCCATaagtaaacatgtggaaaataaaaaaaaattacataaacttAAGCAGTATTGctaaaaacacagatttataatgACATCTACAATGTTTTCCTGctctatttcttaaaaaaaatcgattatagttcatacagttttgaactgacAAGCCATCGAGTAAAACGACGTTCAAGTACGAGTACACTTATTCGTTTTAGTTTCAAAAGCTGCTTTCAATGTATTGTTTAGATAATTAACATAAGTAATTATTGAAGTTTACTTCGTTTCATACGAAAAATACAAAGGAAGTTACATGACCCGCTTATGCgctttatgctatttttctagaatgctagctaccttcatacccacatgaaacacaaaagaaagccttttttgttttgtttcattcaAGAGTCGGAAattatgttacaaaaatgctgtGTAAGGGGTTAATATGTAAACCGTTATGAAGatgcacaacttttcaaaacttttctgAATATGATCGCATCTTTACTAGTTCCCAATGATGTGGCGCGCCCTTTATGGGGAgagaggtcacatcaagttccctgggactACTATATTGCTTGTACAAGTGCATTACACATGTTCCATATATTCAGCAGATAAACTATCCCcattttttgtcatatcctatcatttagacctttatttaagaaagcaatcgatagaaatcaaaatcgatagatagttcagaatttaaacatcaaagacaaaaaatttaccaaaaattCTTAATATGTTGTCGTAATTGgtctgaattaatttttttgtttcttagtgtttctcTCTGTTAAGCATAGACGCActttctcattgctggagacttgGGGGGTTTTAAGCCCAATAATTATGCAAAACTTTCTAATTTTTCCAAAAccaaaacgctcaataatgcTGTGCATTCTGATattaaaatagatataaaaaagAGATTGACgagataaatatttattaaatttacgcacggaaaacgtttaaaaggccttgtttattgacaaataatgaattaagcacctattgattttcatcaattggaccccccccccccttttccaaattgctggatccgcctctggtCCATATCCTGATCCTGTCTTCTTTTAGGCAGGTGACACTGCGTAGTTCTCTATACCCACTCAGTATCGTGGCAACACTACCGGTTCATCCAGTAGTTCTAAGACTAAAGTGTTTTGTTGACAAGCCTTTTTCTTCGGTGAAAGTAGATAATGGGTTGATCTGTCGGATTTTCCAAGTCCAGTGCAATTTCTTCATATGTAGGGGAAATAAGATTTTCTAACTTATCTGCTTCCTTTTCGATGGCTTGTTTCTTTGTCTTGTATTCAAATACAACTAAATCTTTATATCCaatgatctttatttatatatcttagaaattttcttttcttttttttttaaaattttactttgagGTAAGGATAACTATTAGACTAACCTTATTATACCTCACTTTTATTCAATACggaataatatttacatctaccgagtatgttCTACTTTATTTCtgattgtaattcatagctctatagaaactgacaggattgaaattgacacgatccagttctaaccagtttatATTAGTCGAAACCTTCACCAACCAAACTGAAGAAAAATCACAAACTCCACGAAATATCAATGATGGTGCAAGGCCCATATTCCCATTATATAAGatgtttcttttatctaatgtacattaacaataattaagTTACCTTTTTGTACTACCGAgtgtttaatttgttaaaagaaagatgtaaatataaacaataaaagaatttctttaatgattcataCAGGTTATAAAGGTATAAACAAATTCATAAACTGCTAACGTGGGTAATATATTTTCTCTACAATGTCGCTACCATTATATTCCGCATGAATTATGTACCATGCAGAAAATCATCTTATtgtttaagtacatgtatttttccattgcaataataataaaaaagaaagaaaatgaaagtacaAATGCATATTTAgttgaaatatataataaacatttattaacaACATTTGAACAATTTAATGTATAACCGGTTGAAGAAGAGAGGGAAAAAAAACCTTGTTGATAAATTCAAAAGTTCATCAAATCGATCTACATGTAACCTGCTGCTAACATGGAGACCCGTAATGAGTTAGTCAACTGATAGGTTTAAACAATTAGAATTATTCCCCTTGCCTCATATTTGGAATATAAACTTCCTCCTAAAAAGTTGTTTATctcaacatttttataaattaatagaACGATATGTTTCTTTACCCAGGCTACATGTGTACATCCAATCGTAGATCCGGACGTTTAACTTGATTATGAATTCACGTTAAAACACAATTCACTGTTCACTAGTCCAAATTATGCAAACACCAGATCAGTAATTTGGGGAGACCGCAAAAACTTCATCAGGGAACCTATGAAAGACCGGCCTTTTACAAAATCTTGCACTTGCACTATTTTCATCGCGCATTATTCTGCAATATAGGAGCACTCACGAATGTTAAGTTACTCTTTTCAAAAAAGTGATTTATACAATCTATCACGTTTAACACAATTAAGACATTATAACAGTCAATCAGGAATGTCTTTCAAATtcgctgggttttttttaattaattgttaTTGTTAGAAAGGTGAATTACATtacatttcattattattagcacattaggtagcaagggacagtttcggataaagtaggtggatgggacattgtaaactatacaccggtcaGTTTCTGACATgggatagtgcaacatgcacgcggtgcggaaggtcaaccctctgcagggaattagctgggggaggtctaaaaagctgaaaaatcatgaacaattagtaaaatatgaaagggtcaaaatctcataaaaaccagtatgtagagaattttacaggtttggactagtaattttcttcagaaattggtgattggtcTTATAAAgggtgaattaaaggtatttgtgctgaatgggacctgtggaaattctagttacagagttctgAAGAGATGcctcccttggctacaatgaattgtataaaaaaaaactgtcccctgccaccttagcGTTCATGAAATTATAATAGAAGAATCAAAGCCAGACAGacgaattgtaaaaaaaaacattaaagaaCAGCAACTATTTTAACATCACTCATgatttatacaatgtaaattaaataGGTATTCCACACgttttttatatttcagaagGATGTCATAAAACCCAATACACCTGTACAATACACATGCATACTAGTCTATAACGAACaattcatacatacatgtaaaacagtCTTTTTAGCTACGTCATTGATATAAACGTTGGCGTCTATGttgaatatttgattttcttaacGTTTCCTTTGTTAAGCTCACACACAAAGACATTGTCATTTTGATCAACATCTAAGCCAGAAGGATTTTCCAGATCACAGTTATCAATATAACggagaaactgtccattctgatcTAGAATGTGGATACAATGGTTGTTAGCGTCTGCCGTCAGGATACGGCTCTGACTGTCTGCTGTGATGCCCCAGGGATTAAATGGTGAGTTCTTGGTAACTGAGGGATGACCGGTGTATCTCCATCTGAGTTTCCCGTCCTGCTTAACCATCACTACTGCACCGGCCCCATagtcagctacacagatgtcatggtttctgttctcAGTGATGTATTTAGTTTCATCATTCCCCGAATACAGAGGTTTACCTTCATCATCGAATTGAATTGTTTGTGTTTCTGAAGATCCTGAGTAGCGGACAACTTTGGATTGAGTATAATCATCACTGCTCATGGTAACCAGGAGATCACCAGTAGAGGTGACGCATAACTCTCCAAGCGTCCATCCCTGTAATCTTATCAACTCTATTGACTGTctatttttaaagttatatttaTACACACTCCTCGTTACTCCGTCAGAGAAAACTAGATATTCGTTAGTGTCTACAATTATATCATAAGGGAACGTCCCTGATATTATATAAAGTGTATCGACAAGTGAACTTTGAAGGTtgaaacatttgattttattagACTTTCCACTGGCCCACATCATTTCCTCATTTTTACAGGTAACATTGCGCAATTGACCATACCCAGTCCGTATTGTGGCAACAAGCTCCGGTTCATCCAGTAGTTTTTTGACTAAAGTGTTTGGTTGATTCAGTGACAAGATATCTTTCTCCTTAGCAGTAGATAATGGGGTGACGTGTCCAAACAAGCTCTTCAGTTTCTCACAGTCTATTGGTTCAGGAATGAATGTTGGCAGTAATACCCGAACCTTAGGTGGTAGCTTGCTGAACTCTTGGATCTTAGAGTTGTATTCAATGACAGGAGTCACTTGTGTGGATTTCTCAATTTCTTTAATGACAACTAATGTTTGATTAATAAGCAACTGTACCCGTTTGATTTCATCCAAGTGGGTCTGTAAAATGTCTCTGTGTTTAACTTTTATCTCAtttatttccattttcattttattaataacaatgtcgatttctctgtgccattgcTCTCCTTGCTTTGACATCATTGTTGCAAGTTTCTCATATCCTCCATCAAGGTAAGCAAGCTGCTTTTCCAAGTCATGCACCATTTCTTCATAAGTGGGAGAAATAAGGTTTTCTAACTCTTCTGCATCTTTTTCAATAGCTTTTTTCTTTGTCTTGTAAACTTCTGAAACTTCTTCAAATACATGCCTCTTGTGTTGTTCAGACTCACTACaggaagaacaaacaaaaatgctGTTGCAGTCCTTGCATTGAAATTTGCAAGTTTTGTGTGGATGAATTTTACATAttggataaatgagggttgatCTTCGTTCTTTAAAAGgaactattttatgtttgtcatacGCACCTGAGATATGATCAACAACACAGGGCTTGCATAGACTGAAATGACAAACGTCACAGTAGCTGTGTACTATGGCGGTCTCACTAAGGTCACATCGGTGTACATCTTGGGCACTGTGACAGGGATCCATAATTGACATCGGACATTGatctacaaataaaaaatcaaaagtaatcTTTTTAGATTGGTTAACATCTACCGTagttaaatcaaaaatatgtaaattaaaacaaaaattaaccaTCTGAGTTCTACTATATTCATAAAGTATAGATAGTCTTCATTCGAATTATGTACCCAACTCTTCAAGTTCTTATTGAGGTCATtattactatagtctgtcccaagttattgcttccatcaatttttgatgatttttaataaaaatacacatacatgtgaaagaaatacaattgaaatcgatgaaagggaatatatccaagatatcttcattgaacaattatcccttttcactcataaaatttcacaggaacgaaaacaattttcttacggagatttataatggggaatgtttacatcttttctccattcggaatacactcggaatacatcgcacaattttttaacgttatcatccgggcttattaatggctgatgcaatgcaaaatttctgtagactttcaatttttggatgtgtattgaaacctgaagaggtagagggggcgtttcaaaacagataatctggacatttttcatattagtggatgaacgtagtttgagcacaaaggtatttactattattgaaatatcatgcaaaaagtggtggaagcaaaaactcgggacagagtataaaaaccatttttttcaaagtcatcatcttatatcaataaaattgtaCTATGTATTTGTGTCAAATTAATCCAGTAGAATAGTGCACAgtccatatattttatttacttcagAACATCGAAAACGAAAGTAATTTcgttgaaatatattaaaatcattttttaacatttctttgACAGCTAATAACTAAGTACTATTGAAGTATTTGAAAGTTTAGAGAAACACATACCTTGTGGATAAGATAATACCCAAATTATCTATCCATTCATACCCGTTGCTAATATGGCTGTACGAAATGCGTCAACATGGTCTCCCGATAAGCTAAAAATAGTAATAAAGAGTTACGCCCCttgtattatatacatgtgCTGGGAACAATCGtaactactcggccatttccgcgTGATCCAAATGGTGCTGGGAAGAGATATCAACGCGAAAAGAAGTTTTAGTATGTAAGGGccattttttttggcaaataaataaagttctcCTTTACTTACCTTTAAAGAGTTGTATCAGGGCTATATTTGATtattaaattcatgaaaaacTTCCTTGTCCGCGTCACTTACTGTCTTAAATATAGTAACGGGCCAAGTTATATGCTGACTTTCGTTAAATCACAGACACCTGATGTTATAGATATGTCTTTTTATAATACTAATTAgcaagaaaataattttaatattaaaatgtatCTTAAACTTCAAGCGCCTCACTAAATTTAGGAGGCGTCAAAAATTTCTGAGCTTGTATTTTCATTGCGCAATATTCCGTTCAGTGCACTTACCAATTGGTTATTATGAATTACACATTTCATACATCAATATCTttctgcatacatgtacaacatctATCACGCTGATCTTGCAGCGAAAATCAAGATTTTAGCTTaagttataaagaaaatattcaaaatgtgcGCATTTTCCTAAATTTTGGTAGCATTACTGACCAGTCAATATGCAATGTTAGAATCCATTTCGTAAATCTATGACTTATTGACCTGAATTTCAGGAAACAAAACTAGATCTGTGTATGAATTTACACGTATTTCtgggaaaaaaaatagatataacaATTTGCAGATGGCATGTTtctaaattttacaataaatgttTCGTTAATTGATCTACTCGCTGATGTTCTTGGTTTACTTCTTTGAATGAAACTTAAAACTAAAAtaagtactgtggtttcattaattttcgtggatatcaattttcgtggattttctgaaaaccacagtttccaGGATATATAATTTCGTGgtcaatgatcctatcaatacaaaatgttagttgaaattgaacttcaatgaacatttaatttcgtagatcaacttaacaacgaaatccacgaaaattggtatttatgaaaccacagtattcttATCTTATATAAATTGGAAAAATTAgctttataaaaacaattatttctgTTAAAATGATTATTCTAGATGGAATCGTTAAAGATTTGGTTAAAACAGTTCGtgatatcaattttcatggtttccaatattaattctatttcGAGCTATACATTAACACAATATCCGAGTAGAAATACATTCGAATCCTCCTCTGCAGACAAAAAATATCTCTCGGACCCCTCCTCCCTTCGAAATATTTCTGCATCCACGTAtagaattatattaaaatattgacCGAACGAGAGGCTGATTTGAATGGCAATATTTAAGAGTTCAACAGGAATGTGAATATTAATGTTATAAAATACTAGTACCACTTAATTATGCCTctcattttcaatatatgtattatatatttacagttcttattttgttttcctgtatgattcaatagaaaaaaaaacaaatgttgatttttaaaatgtcaatatGTCAAATATTTGACGTCACTAAGGTCACCACAAATTGCATAAAAAAACCATTGCCTttctaaaatgtaaatataatgatagcaatatattaaaaagtttACCGATATATGAACTTGGAACGTGAACAATTCCTTCGGGCTTACTTAACAGAATTTGATTACTTGACCAACAACGTTCATTACCCGGTGAACGTTTAACTTGCTCTTGTGATCAGTCGATATGTTTTTCTATCAAAAGACCGTTCTCATTAACTAAAATATATTTgcgaaaaatatctaaaatccaaattttaaacttttttaaataacgGAAAATGGACTTATTATCCTGAATGAATGTACAATTGAGATTTAGGAAGCCCGAGGGTTAATTTTCATGCCTAAGTTAAAGGGGcaaggtcacgatttttgtcaaattctatttttatgtttgctttagaaatgcatttctaatgatcaaataaaatttgagagtcattcgtagagttttaagcaagatacgggGCTCACAG
This genomic window from Crassostrea angulata isolate pt1a10 chromosome 8, ASM2561291v2, whole genome shotgun sequence contains:
- the LOC128161575 gene encoding uncharacterized protein LOC128161575; the encoded protein is MNFAKTFIVFAVLVVCVISLAQGRKKMWKFVKKFKNRNKKKPSELSKSIHNMIKTSLNTTHNAFIKEAGTGVEFECETTATRNIFKMFPRATYRWTLNDGPLTMEPERMVFRMGDLVIQGLKATDTGLYSCRLHYTERKVLTVGVYSLYVRADYGATLVTQGREIHLQCHAHLLGVLYPGSVKSWFQNEKITSLHEISAKRKQSDVIKKASAKLEGNWTCVVYNPFNEKKWTTAFYNIKVLPSPKGVALIWDYVKHNVKKTILMLCGFFCFIMVISSIFIDIVEKKMKKQEKIASKIEHKLLENSGCGFYDNDGNFCYTDKEGNVVVCKDSDDEGKKGATNLTAKVIDMGKAALEKTKDLIEGSLGESTESTKSTESSKDDVNKNAANVSTTQTIDSFSFEDNTLLSFVDEDTSWVYEDSEHSFTETDSFDDSYNQNRPLLSSHNYHVNFR
- the LOC128160893 gene encoding uncharacterized protein LOC128160893; translation: MDPCHSAQDVHRCDLSETAIVHSYCDVCHFSLCKPCVVDHISGAYDKHKIVPFKERRSTLIYPICKIHPHKTCKFQCKDCNSIFVCSSCSESEQHKRHVFEEVSEVYKTKKKAIEKDAEELENLISPTYEEMVHDLEKQLAYLDGGYEKLATMMSKQGEQWHREIDIVINKMKMEINEIKVKHRDILQTHLDEIKRVQLLINQTLVVIKEIEKSTQVTPVIEYNSKIQEFSKLPPKVRVLLPTFIPEPIDCEKLKSLFGHVTPLSTAKEKDILSLNQPNTLVKKLLDEPELVATIRTGYGQLRNVTCKNEEMMWASGKSNKIKCFNLQSSLVDTLYIISGTFPYDIIVDTNEYLVFSDGVTRSVYKYNFKNRQSIELIRLQGWTLGELCVTSTGDLLVTMSSDDYTQSKVVRYSGSSETQTIQFDDEGKPLYSGNDETKYITENRNHDICVADYGAGAVVMVKQDGKLRWRYTGHPSVTKNSPFNPWGITADSQSRILTADANNHCIHILDQNGQFLRYIDNCDLENPSGLDVDQNDNVFVCELNKGNVKKIKYST